The segment CCTCTGTAGGTCTTCTATGAACTGCTTGTGGATGTTCTCTGTCACCTGTGGGTTCTTCTTGTAGAACGGATGGAACGTGTGGGCAAATCTGTGAAAACTGACGACAGGTTCAGACAGATTTAGCGGTCTAGTTTCCCAAGGGTGCAACATTGTTCAGCTCAACGTAATATATAGCCAAATGTATCGTTCTCGAACTACTTACCTTGCATCGGATATAAACTTCTGTAGGCTCTTCTCCATTACTTTGTTGAACAGCAATAGCCTGTTCCTCCGGGGTTCGGCTCCGTCTGACCGGCGAGAATCATTTCCATGACCCGACGACTGAGACGAAACATCTCCTGTTGCATTACTAGACTGATCCTCCACATTATCTCCTGAACTTTTAGCACCTTTGTGACGAATTTCCTCCGGAGTTGTTTCACCAGTTTCTTCCATGTTTaactttgtttatttattttttacggtACCCGCCAAAGCGCTAGAAACCTACAAGAAACGCCCGTCTACGGAACCCCAACATGTACAAAAAGTTGCTTTGTCATTGTACGCATGCGCATACAGGTGCTCTACGTTACGTTCATTCACATTGAGCAATCTTTGGTTGAGCTTTTGCTGCATCAACTGTCACTTTCCTCAAACTCCTTGCTTTCTATTCTCTATGTTGCATGCTGCGCGAACATGGGGTTGATCACCGGAGTTGTTGCTTTCTTTTACCACTTACCTCAAATATACAAATGGCTCTTCAAGCCTTATTACATATTGTCTACATTGATGTCCACTGCATTCCTCATACTTAGGAAGTGTCCGGGACTTTGCGAAAACCTGAACACTGAACGGGAGGACCGGAACCCATGCGACTTTGACTGGGTCAGTATCAGGGTAGCGTTGCAGCGCTGCTGCGCTAAATCTTCTgggttgtggtgttactgtaaatATTTATTTTACAATACTTTGTATGTAATATTGTGGGGCCTGTCTTACAGAGAGAAGTGGAGATTCTTATGTTTCTCGGTGCGATTGTCATGATGAAGAACAGGAGAGCCAGTAAGTTCTGAATGAATGACACAGGTTTGGCCAGGTGGCAGGTGTGAGCCCACTGTTGTCACTGAAAATCTCTCATATGTTTAcagtataaacagtaaacatcagaacacacacatgcactggcAACTTGCCCTACAAACCCTCACATACCATAAACCACTTAAGGACATGTTGATCTGCTGAGGATGGGTTTGCTCTTGACAGTCTGTTCGTTTTGTAAACATGAGAATACAGTTGATTGTAACGACACTGCTTATTTCGTTCACTGTACTAACCCCCCTACCCTCTTTTCTATCCATTGAGTTTTATtattcctctctctactcctcctacTTATCTCTCTGTCATGAACCCTAACCTTTCTCCTATTCTCCAGTCACCATAGAGCAGCATGCAGGGAACCTGTTTATGTTCAGTAAGGTGGCCAACGTCATCCTCTTCTTCAGGCTGGACATCAGACTGGGCATCCTCTACTTCCTACTATGTATTGGTGAGCTGACATACTGTCATACTACCCTTAATGTCACTGCTATCAGTTATTATGCATTATAACTAGTGCCCAGAGGAAGTTGTTGGACTCCTTGTTAAGACAAGACAATGCAAGCTTCAGGGTTTCAGTTGGACTTTGACTTTGTTAGTCGAAACCAACTAGTCTGTCTATGCTCTGTCAGTGATCTTGGCAGCATAGGTTAGGAGTTAGAGCTAATaccaactatactgaacaaaagtataaatgtaacaataaaggtgaaataaaataaatgtttttaaataaattcattaggccctaatctatggatttcacatgactggacaggggtgcagctatgggtgggccttggagggcataggctcacccacttggcagccaggcccacacACTAGGGAGCCaagtccagccaatcagaatgagtttttcccacaaggcccacccatggttacacgtggtctgcggttgtgaggccagttggacgtactgccaatttTCTAAAGAGACATTGGAGGcagattatggtagagaaattaatattaaattatctggcaacagctctggtggaaaatcctgcagtcagcatgccaattgcacgctccctcagaacttgagacatctgtggtattgtgttgtgtgacaaaactgcacattttaaagtgaccttttattgtccccagcacaagatgcacctatgtaatgatcatgctgtttaatcagcttcttgatatgccacacctgtcagatggatgatTGTATTGGCAAaggggaaatgctcactaacagcaatgtaaacaaatttgtgcaaaacatttgagagaaataagctttttgtgcgtatggaaaatgatTTCCGCTCATGAAACATGTTTACCTTACATATTGCGTTTAGATTTGTGTTCAgtgtatctattctacagtatcataTACTAAAAATGTTGCTGTTTCCTATCCTATCCCAGCATTCGTCATGACCTGCAAACCACCACTCTACATGGGCCCAGAGTACATCAAGTACTTCAGTGAAAAGACCATAGACGTAAGTGTGGTAATCCAAGCCTTGAGACGTGACAGCCATGAGTGTGAAGATTAGACAACATATTGTAGACTGTTGATTCTAGTTAGCTGACTGTCATTAAAATAATACTAACTGTAAGTGAGCATTAGATGTTATTTACAACAGTTTAAATGTTACTAATCCATGTTCTGCTGCTCTAGTAGCCCTGCCTGCCAGGCTAATTATGGTACTTTTAGTAGCAGAAGACACCCACCTGGGAACCAGACTACTATTCCGGTGATCTTTTTATGTAATCTAATGTAATCTGGTCTAATCCCATTGGACAGGAGGAGTTGAATCATGATACTCGTGTGACGTGGATCGTTGAGTTCTATGCTAACTGGGCTCCTGAGTGTCAGTCCTTCGCCCCCGTCTTTGCTGACCTCTCCCTCAAGTTAGTATTCTTCCTGTCTCACTTATttgcttcctccctctcctcttgtctGTGTACATTTACCCCCTCCTCTACTCTTATCCAAGTGAAACACACGTCTCTAATGttgttgagtttattttatttttacagggacagtgcatatGTTGTGTTGACTAAACATGGCTGCCTCCTGTTCTCCACGGTTTTTCAGGTATAACTGTACTGGACTGCGGTTTGGGAAGATAGATGCTGGCCGGTACGGAGAGGTGGCTCAGAAGTAAGACTTTCCCTTATGGACATTGGAAGTGTCTCTGACAAACTATATTTTCACGAGAATGctccattacatttttttattttgattCTAAGACCCTAGACTGCATGTCAGTCTGTCTAAATTTAAGACAATAAGGAACTGCTTATTTCCATAGCCTGAATTTTTTTTTCTGCCGTGTGCTGACTGAATATGTATTTTTCTACAGGTACAAGGTTAGCACCTCCCCTCTGGCCAAGCAGCTCCCTTCGTTGGTGCTTTTCCAGTCAGGTCGGGAGGTCATGAGACGTCCAATGGTGGACAATAAGTTTCGAGCTGTGTCCTGGACTTTCAGCGAGGTGTGTGTTGTGGGGAATCATCGGTCTGTGTGCGGGCTTGTGTGTGCGTGACTTGATGAAGTGTGGGAATGGCTTTAGGTCCCCACTCACATAACCGTGTGCCTCATTCACATCTAGGAAAACATCATACGTGAATTCAACCTGAATGAGCTCTTCGAGGCATCTAAGAAGATAAAGAAGGGTCGTGGTGTGAAAGGAGAGGACCAGAACCCCTCACTACCAGACGAGGGCAGCGAAGAGCGCCAACCTGAACCAGACACCCCAGCAGAGAGCAAGAAAGACCAGTAGTGACGAAGGGACAACAGGGACTGGATTGTTCTACTGCACACAGTTCACTGCTCGTCACACAATCGCTGTCAGTTATCACTGGTTGTATTACCTGATGACCAGGATTCAAGTTAATTCACGAGCTTGGGCTTGTGGAAAAGCTGCTGCACGCAAACCAAAAGGGACAGAAtgagctacactacatgaccaaaagtatgtggacacccgctCATTGaaaaatctcattccaaagtTATGGGCATTAAAATTGGAGTttgtccccctttgctgctatcaaatcaaatgttatttgtcacatgcaccgaatacaacaggtgtagaccttagtgaaatgcttacttacaagcccttaaccaacaagaaGAAGTTAAGGAAAAACCTTAAGTAAAAAAAGTATTAATAACATAAttaaaacagcagcagtaaaataacaattgcaatagggaggctatatacaggggggtaccagtacagagtcaatgtgtgggggcactggttagtcgaggtaatatgtacagtggcaagaaaaagtatgtgaaccttttggaattatctggatttctgcataaattgcaTAAATTCCATTTTGGTGGAACTCTTACCCCGCTAcacttctgcataaattggtcataacatttgatccgatcttcatctaagtcacaacaatagacaaacacagtctctgcggtagcagagagaacagtctatgactagggttataacagcctccactattctgcgtaggctttccactagatgttggaatgttGCTGCGGGGAGatccttccattcagccacaagagaattagtgaggttgggcactgacgttgggcgattaggcctggctcgcagtcggcggtcaaattcatcccaaaggtgttcgatggggttgaagtagggctgggtgatatggccTAAAAGTAATATCTCTATTTTTTTCAGAGGTTTGGACGATTCACGATATATATATCTCGAGTTCTTGTTTTTCTCTAAACAAATTAAAAAAGGTCAAGACATAATTCTTAATTGAATTTTCTTTATTAAAATAAATATACAAGGCCTCAAGGCCTATTTGTGCAAAACATATTAacacaccaacacatctattCTATTGTTTAGGAATGTTTGACCACTAGCTGTttgaatatatatacagtatatacattttgaTTGAACATTTATTAATTTAGTTAATTTGTTGTTATAATTAAAACAGCCTGTGGTTATTTGCTATTGGATTGGCAGAATGACACAACTACTAACACATTAGCCTACAGCTGGCCTGAACATAACTTTTTTGAATGCACTTTAATTATACAACATCACACTTACGGATGGCGAGGTGAAGCCTGTGCCCAAAGCACTGCAGGCGGGTCCAGTTGTTCAAGCACAATGCTTTTATCATGTTGCTCCCGCTGTCAGTTGTCATGCACACCTGTCGGTCTTTGCTCATCTTCCACGATGCCAAAGAATCTTTGAGACCCTGGGCTATTACTTCACCCATATGATCCCCGGGGAAGTAGAACTCTTACCCCGCTACACTTCTCTGGCGTGGTTACAATTTGTGAAAGGTTGTGATTGGTGATAACCTCTGTGCACGTGTTCTCACGCAATTGGGACATGATTTGACATTGGgctgacagagaagagacagtgaGATGCTACATTTGTAAAACGTTACATTATAACAGAACCTCGATTCTTGTAATATAGGCATTTTCCATATCGGGCTAAAACAAACTCAAATATATTGAAAAAACTcgatatatcgcccagccctagattgaagtcagggctctgtgcgggccagtcaagttcttccacactgatctcaacaaaccattcctgtatggaagtcgctttgtgcacaggggcattgtcatgctgaaacaggaaaggggcttcgccaaactgttgccataaaggacagaatcatctagaatgtcattgaatgctggcgtgttaagatttcccttcactggaactaaggggcctagcccgaaccatgaaaaacagccccagaccattattcctcctccaccaaactttacagttggcagtatgcattcaggcaggtagcgttctcctggcatccccaAACACAGGTTCGTCTGtccgactgccagatggtgaagcgttatttatcactccagagaacgcatttccactgctccagagtccaattgtgcatggtgatcttaggcttgtgtgcagctgcttggccatggaaacccatttatgaagctcccaacgaacagttcttgtgctgacattgcttccagaggaagtttggaactcggtagtgagtggagtgttgcaaccgaggacagacgatttttacatacTTCAGCACTCACCAGTCCCGTTCTGTggacttgtgtggcctaccacttggcggctgagccgttgttactcctagaagtttccacttcacaatatcagcgcttacaattgaccggggcagctctagcagggcagaaattcaacgaactgacttgttggaaaggtggcatcctatgacggtgccacagtaaaagtcactgagctcttcagtaaggccattctagtaccaatgtttgtctacggagattgcatggttgtgtgctcgattttaaacaccactcagcaacaggtgtggctgatctagcaaaatccacaaatttgaaggggtgtcaacatacactttatatacaaaagtatctaaacGGAAACATCAAACCTTCCCAATTATCGATGCCTTAAACTTTTGAAGTGAAAATGCCTTACACCGCCGTCTCACTCATTCATCCATaacagttttactgtgaatgtAGTGAGTTTGTTTTACTTGTTTTTTTTCATGTTCTGATACCTTTTCGGTCACATTTCAACACCAAAGTATGGCGTCAAACTGACAGTTGGTATAATCTGTTCTgccaaaagtgaaataaaacttCTATCCTCCCAGACCCCTGCCATACTCTCAGCTGATTGAAGACAGACACGTTTTTCCATCAGGGCAACCTTTTAATCTGAGAAGACATCTTTAAAAACGTCTTCATAAGGCCATTTTGGAACTGTCTTTTTCATATTCATCGTTGAAGTAATTTGTGACACTCTTTCCATTCAGCACAGCTTACAACAATACTATTCTAATTTACTTATGCATATTCACTTATTCACCACCAAAGTAACAGTCAGACTTTCTCCAGTCCTGTATGTCTGACTTTTTGTGCCATTATGATGCTTAACTATTGTCATCATACATATCAACTAGGTGTGCATTTGGCAaggatattctctctctctctcacacacacacacacacacatctaaacatGGCGAGGGGgacgcacacacactctgactGGCCATGCTGCTGTTTGATTGGTTGGTGGGATAGTCTACTTTGTGTGCTTCAGAACATAACATGTGCTACATTCAGCTAGCTTTGACATTCCAACTCTCATAGCTTTGGCTTAAACATAACACCACCTCTCACCCACACACTCCTGACACACCTCTGTGTTTCTGACCATGCCTTCCTAAACCTATTTGTGGCCAAAATGTTAATTGTACCATAAAGAGATTCAAAATAAAGAAATCAAGAGGCCAGAATATCTACAAAACAAACTAAAATATAACATTCTTATCTGGCTGTAGCCATAAGAAATACTGTAAAAAACAAA is part of the Salvelinus fontinalis isolate EN_2023a chromosome 6, ASM2944872v1, whole genome shotgun sequence genome and harbors:
- the tmx2a gene encoding thioredoxin-related transmembrane protein 2-A, whose protein sequence is MRIQVLYVTFIHIEQSLVELLLHQLSLSSNSLLSILYVACCANMGLITGVVAFFYHLPQIYKWLFKPYYILSTLMSTAFLILRKCPGLCENLNTEREDRNPCDFDWREVEILMFLGAIVMMKNRRAITIEQHAGNLFMFSKVANVILFFRLDIRLGILYFLLCIAFVMTCKPPLYMGPEYIKYFSEKTIDEELNHDTRVTWIVEFYANWAPECQSFAPVFADLSLKYNCTGLRFGKIDAGRYGEVAQKYKVSTSPLAKQLPSLVLFQSGREVMRRPMVDNKFRAVSWTFSEENIIREFNLNELFEASKKIKKGRGVKGEDQNPSLPDEGSEERQPEPDTPAESKKDQ